Proteins from a single region of Gossypium arboreum isolate Shixiya-1 chromosome 1, ASM2569848v2, whole genome shotgun sequence:
- the LOC108458252 gene encoding protein ROOT INITIATION DEFECTIVE 3-like has translation MEMGEKMNKEALVVCSDKSTGIGITVWDLETGEQLLHIPTCAAAPHGLFCLRNQFIVASQSNRHGSFGGGSIFIWPLNKPQSPLRSYTLEAMGPISCTKDGLYIAGGATSGNAYLWEVTSGRLLRTWHAHHKSLKCMVFSDDDSLLIFGCTDGIISVWSMISLVDVEDSGSSPSLLYYSSEHRSSITGLVTMSAGARSIFISSSLDGTCKVWELVSGRHLQTLVYPMSVTAIAFHPIERLLFSGSVDGNIFVNVLDIGAVEDCFVTTEDQAFVLKVHNESITALTFSGFHLISASEDFTFCLWDTINRVVLRRFNNRKGAVTNMVVIKQSSLFPISNHQRVTHQFQVSLLQKYPQPSNPGKGMATFLSFPASHSKPPPTHFHGNNLLDHLISGSEQEEQTPAMLQTKLEKNIDDRLWVTSMTKHVMEISKHLQCRLLDMMQCRLLCNPYELDSSPKKKRHKIQSQNQTPTEQSE, from the exons ATGGAGATGGGCGAAAAGATGAATAAGGAGGCATTAGTGGTTTGTAGTGATAAGAGTACGGGTATTGGGATAACCGTGTGGGACTTGGAAACTGGGGAACAACTCCTTCATATCCCCACCTGTGCTGCCGCTCCTCATGGGCTGTTTTGTTTGAGAAACCAGTTCATTGTAGCTTCTCAAAGCAACAGGCATGGCTCTTTTGGTGGTGGGTCTATCTTTATTTGGCCATTGAACAAG CCTCAGTCACCATTGCGGAGCTACACATTGGAGGCAATGGGCCCCATTTCTTGCACAAAAGATGGCTTATATATTGCGGGTGGAGCTACTTCCGGGAATGCTTATCTTTGGGAG GTTACCAGTGGAAGATTGCTGAGAACATGGCATGCTCATCATAAATCACTGAAGTGTATGGTCTTCTCTGATGATGATTCACTTCTTATTTTTGGTTGTACCGATGGAATCATCTCTGTTTGGTCTATGATTAG TTTGGTAGATGTGGAAGATTCTGGAAGCTCACCTTCTTTGCTCTATTACTCATCAGAACATAGATCTTCCATAACTGGGTTAGTAACTATGTCCGCTGGTGCACGTTCCATTTTCATATCAAGCTCTCTCGATGGAACATGCAAG GTTTGGGAACTAGTTTCTGGAAGGCATTTACAAACATTAGTTTATCCAATGTCAGTGACAGCCATCGCTTTTCATCCGATAGAGCGGCTCCTTTTTTCTGGTAGTGTAGATGGAAATATATTTGTTAATGTGCTTGACATTGGAGCAGTTGAGGATTGTTTCGTTACTACGGAAGATCAAGCATTTGTGCTAAAAGTACACAA TGAATCTATAACTGCATTGACTTTTAGCGGATTTCATCTGATATCTGCATCGGAGGATTTTACATTCTGCCTATGGGATACAATTAACCGGGTGGTCCTTAGAAGATTCAACAATAGAAAAG GTGCAGTGACTAATATGGTTGTGATTAAGCAGTCTTCATTGTTTCCCATCTCAAACCATCAAAGAGTTACTCATCAATTCCAGGTGTCTTTGCTCCAAAAGTATCCTCAGCCTTCCAACCCAGGGAAGGGGATGGCTACGTTCCTTTCTTTTCCAGCTTCCCACAGCAAGCCACCTCCCACTCATTTCCATGGAAACAATTTGCTAGACCATTTAATATCAGGTTCAGag CAAGAAGAACAAACACCTGCTATGCTGCAAACGAAATTGGAGAAAAACATAGACGATCGACTATGGGTAACAAGCATGACAAAGCATGTAATGGAGATAAGCAAGCATTTGCAATGTCGTTTGCTGGATATGATGCAGTGCCGGTTGCTATGCAACCCGTATGAACTAGATTCATCCCCAAAGAAAAAAAGACACAAAATTCAGTCTCAAAATCAAACTCCTACGGAGCAATCTGAGTAA